In Achromobacter xylosoxidans A8, a single window of DNA contains:
- a CDS encoding LysR substrate-binding domain-containing protein yields MRPLPEISITHYRHFLLVAELRSFRAAAARAFRSQPALSLSIREMEQRLGQPLFEPGNRGTLTRFGQDCLPLARELVQHHDRVAGALSGLASNEAGTLTMASVATVATHWLPELVAVYRERYPAVALRLFDDNSEGVERMVLAGEAELGVCSPVSQDRRLSFEPLLRDAFGLVCHRGHSLARRKSVTWREIEDLPLVGTIAHRQLAGYPQAAFMLDRQVFVSNMMSLLAMLERGVGVTVLARLGVPPDSRGLAFVPLSGPRIERELGITRLAGRSLSPAAARMEEMLRAKAAKRGRTVA; encoded by the coding sequence ATGCGCCCCTTGCCTGAGATTTCCATCACGCACTATCGCCACTTCCTGCTGGTGGCCGAGCTGCGCAGTTTCCGCGCGGCGGCAGCCCGGGCCTTCCGCTCGCAGCCGGCGTTGTCGCTGTCCATCCGCGAAATGGAACAGCGCCTGGGGCAGCCGCTGTTCGAGCCGGGCAACCGCGGCACGCTCACGCGTTTCGGGCAGGACTGCCTGCCGCTGGCGCGCGAGCTGGTGCAGCACCACGACCGCGTGGCGGGGGCGCTGTCGGGACTGGCCAGTAACGAGGCCGGCACCTTGACCATGGCGTCGGTGGCTACCGTGGCCACGCATTGGCTGCCGGAACTGGTAGCTGTGTACCGCGAGCGCTATCCGGCGGTGGCGCTGCGCCTGTTCGACGACAACTCGGAAGGCGTGGAGCGCATGGTGCTGGCGGGCGAGGCGGAGCTGGGCGTATGCAGCCCGGTGTCGCAGGATCGGCGGCTGTCGTTCGAGCCCTTGCTGCGCGACGCTTTCGGCCTGGTGTGCCATCGCGGCCACTCGCTGGCCAGGCGCAAGTCGGTGACCTGGCGCGAGATCGAGGACCTGCCCCTGGTCGGCACCATCGCGCACCGCCAGCTTGCCGGCTATCCGCAGGCGGCCTTCATGCTGGACCGGCAGGTCTTCGTGTCCAACATGATGTCGCTGCTGGCCATGCTGGAACGCGGCGTCGGCGTCACGGTGTTGGCGCGGCTGGGCGTGCCGCCGGACTCGCGCGGCCTGGCCTTTGTGCCGCTGTCCGGACCGCGCATCGAGCGTGAATTGGGCATCACCCGGCTGGCCGGCCGCAGCCTGTCTCCGGCCGCCGCGCGCATGGAGGAAATGCTGCGCGCGAAGGCTGCCAAACGCGGCCGCACTGTCGCTTGA
- a CDS encoding alpha/beta fold hydrolase: MNADSLLFPPHACTDPLDFSLIDRLPDRPAGQGRLILGAAPQDGRPGLLLVPGAYHGAWCYAHYLDYFARAGLACAALDLRGHGALPQDDAFTSAGIADLGQDVISALDALARPTVVVGHSMGALPALLAASQRAVAGVILLAPSPPGDLTGAQALPPVPVGMLRRAPNDAEIRARFLATSPDRDVAPVSQRLCAESPQVLNDRYLLRVPVDAAAIGAPGLCLEAGLDTHDRHPPGQDLAIARRFGFSHAVLAGQPHCMMYADQWQVSAAAILDWHRGQFG; the protein is encoded by the coding sequence ATGAATGCCGACTCCTTGCTGTTCCCACCGCACGCCTGCACCGACCCGCTGGATTTCAGCCTGATCGACCGGCTGCCCGACCGCCCCGCCGGCCAGGGCCGCCTGATCCTCGGCGCCGCCCCGCAAGACGGCAGGCCCGGCCTGCTGTTGGTGCCCGGCGCCTACCACGGCGCCTGGTGCTACGCGCACTACCTGGATTATTTCGCCCGCGCCGGCCTGGCCTGCGCGGCGCTGGACTTGCGCGGCCATGGAGCCCTGCCGCAGGATGACGCGTTTACGTCGGCAGGCATCGCCGACCTGGGCCAGGATGTCATCAGCGCGCTGGACGCGCTGGCGCGCCCCACGGTCGTCGTCGGCCACAGCATGGGCGCGCTGCCGGCGCTGCTGGCCGCCAGCCAGCGCGCGGTGGCTGGCGTGATCCTGCTGGCGCCGTCGCCGCCCGGCGACCTGACTGGCGCGCAAGCGTTGCCGCCGGTCCCCGTGGGCATGCTTCGCCGCGCGCCGAACGACGCTGAAATCCGCGCCCGCTTTCTGGCGACTTCGCCCGACCGCGACGTCGCGCCGGTATCGCAGCGCCTGTGCGCCGAAAGCCCGCAAGTGCTCAACGACCGCTACCTGTTGCGCGTGCCTGTCGACGCCGCCGCCATCGGCGCGCCCGGCCTGTGCCTGGAAGCCGGGCTGGACACGCATGACCGCCACCCGCCCGGCCAGGACCTGGCGATCGCGCGCCGCTTCGGCTTTTCCCACGCCGTGCTTGCCGGGCAGCCGCATTGCATGATGTACGCGGACCAGTGGCAAGTCAGCGCCGCCGCCATCCTGGATTGGCACCGCGGCCAGTTCGGCTGA
- a CDS encoding MFS transporter — protein sequence MPALSSEARAIALLALAAFVSASAFRICDPMLPQLAAEFGTTTGQAARAVTAFAVAYGVLQMFFGPLGDRYGKYRVVSIATFACALGSAGAVMAGSLDVLVFCRVLSGAAGAGIVPLSMAWIGDNVPYERRQATLARFLTGTILGMSAGQLAGGLFADTVGWRWAFAALVGGYLIVGVLLLLEVRRQQVSGLGRVDPGAVRQGFVAQARLVLGTPWARIVLATVFVEGLLVFGALAFAPSYLHERFDISLTAAGALVAVYAVGGLIYTVVAGRILKRLGERGLAIAGGLVLGVAFLSYLLGPVWMWSLLASVLAGFGYYLLHATLQTNATQMVPSARGTAVAWFASCLFMGQAAGVALAGAVVDEIGPGALFGGSAALLPLLGAFFARALKARAAIQQA from the coding sequence ATGCCCGCCCTTTCCTCCGAAGCGCGCGCCATCGCGCTGCTTGCCCTGGCCGCCTTCGTCAGCGCCAGCGCGTTCCGCATCTGTGATCCCATGTTGCCGCAGCTCGCGGCGGAATTCGGCACCACCACGGGGCAGGCCGCGCGCGCGGTGACCGCGTTCGCCGTGGCCTATGGCGTGCTGCAGATGTTCTTCGGCCCCCTGGGCGACCGCTACGGCAAGTACCGCGTCGTCAGCATCGCGACCTTTGCCTGCGCCCTGGGCAGCGCCGGCGCCGTGATGGCCGGCTCGCTGGACGTGCTGGTGTTCTGCCGCGTCCTGTCCGGCGCCGCGGGGGCGGGCATCGTGCCGCTGTCCATGGCCTGGATCGGCGACAACGTTCCATATGAACGCCGCCAGGCGACCCTGGCGCGCTTCCTGACCGGCACCATCCTCGGCATGTCGGCCGGCCAGCTGGCTGGTGGCCTGTTCGCCGACACGGTGGGTTGGCGCTGGGCGTTCGCCGCGCTGGTCGGCGGCTACCTGATAGTGGGCGTGCTGCTATTGCTGGAAGTGCGGCGCCAGCAGGTCTCGGGCTTGGGCCGGGTGGACCCGGGCGCGGTGCGCCAGGGTTTCGTGGCGCAGGCGCGGCTGGTGCTGGGCACGCCCTGGGCCCGCATCGTGCTGGCGACCGTGTTCGTCGAAGGGTTGCTGGTCTTCGGCGCCTTGGCCTTCGCGCCTTCCTATCTGCATGAACGCTTCGATATTTCCTTGACCGCCGCGGGCGCGCTGGTGGCCGTGTACGCCGTGGGCGGCCTGATCTATACGGTGGTGGCCGGCCGCATCCTGAAGCGCCTGGGCGAACGCGGCCTGGCGATCGCCGGCGGGCTGGTGCTGGGCGTGGCGTTCCTGTCCTATCTGCTGGGGCCGGTCTGGATGTGGAGCTTGCTGGCCAGCGTGTTGGCGGGCTTCGGCTATTACTTGCTGCACGCCACCTTGCAGACCAACGCGACCCAGATGGTGCCCTCGGCACGCGGCACGGCGGTGGCGTGGTTCGCATCCTGCCTGTTCATGGGTCAGGCGGCTGGCGTGGCGCTGGCGGGCGCGGTGGTCGACGAGATCGGCCCCGGCGCGCTGTTCGGCGGTTCGGCCGCGCTGCTGCCCTTGCTGGGGGCGTTCTTCGCGCGTGCGTTGAAGGCGCGCGCGGCGATCCAGCAGGCCTGA
- the gltX gene encoding glutamate--tRNA ligase, with product MTSNASTPIRTRFAPSPTGFLHLGGARTALFSWAFARHHQGTFVLRIEDTDVERSTPEAVQAILDSMDWLGMQPDEGPFYQMQRMDRYREVVAQMLAAGTAYHCYSSPEEVEAMREAARARGDKPRYDGTWRPEPGKTLPAIPEGRKPVVRFKNPQEGATSWNDMVKGTISFDNTELDDLIIARPDGTPTYNFCVVVDDWDMGITHVLRGDDHVNNTPRQINILRALGAALPEYGHVPMILGPDGEKLSKRHGAVNVMEYDNEGYLPEAMVNYLARLGWSHGDDELFSREQLVSWFDTKHLSKSASQWDPKKLNWVNAHYIKQMDNAELAERVAPRVANRGGHPEKIDLPGVMGLLKDRAETLEQLADGAMLFCAEFKGAPAELTEQHLTAPAREALADFAQRAQDTDWTREALSALIKAVLADRGMKMPQLAIPLRVAVTGQTQTPAVDAVLALLGKQTVLKRLAAI from the coding sequence ATGACTTCCAACGCCTCTACCCCCATTCGTACCCGTTTCGCGCCTTCGCCCACGGGTTTCCTGCATCTGGGCGGCGCACGCACCGCGCTGTTCTCCTGGGCCTTCGCGCGCCACCATCAGGGCACCTTCGTGCTGCGCATCGAAGACACGGACGTCGAACGCTCCACGCCGGAAGCGGTGCAGGCCATCCTGGACAGCATGGACTGGCTGGGCATGCAGCCCGATGAAGGCCCCTTCTATCAGATGCAGCGCATGGACCGCTACCGCGAAGTGGTCGCGCAGATGCTGGCCGCCGGCACCGCCTACCATTGCTATAGCTCGCCCGAGGAAGTGGAAGCCATGCGCGAAGCCGCCCGCGCGCGCGGCGACAAGCCGCGCTACGACGGCACCTGGCGCCCCGAGCCCGGCAAGACCCTGCCGGCCATCCCCGAAGGCCGCAAACCCGTGGTGCGCTTCAAGAACCCGCAGGAAGGCGCGACCTCCTGGAACGACATGGTCAAGGGCACGATCAGCTTCGACAACACCGAACTCGACGACCTGATCATCGCGCGCCCGGACGGCACCCCCACCTACAACTTCTGCGTCGTGGTCGACGACTGGGACATGGGCATCACCCATGTGCTGCGCGGCGATGACCACGTCAACAACACCCCGCGCCAGATCAACATCCTGCGCGCGCTGGGCGCCGCCCTGCCCGAGTACGGCCACGTGCCCATGATCCTGGGCCCGGACGGCGAAAAGCTGTCCAAGCGCCACGGCGCCGTCAACGTCATGGAGTACGACAACGAGGGCTATCTGCCCGAGGCCATGGTCAACTACCTGGCGCGCCTGGGCTGGAGCCACGGCGACGACGAACTCTTCTCGCGCGAACAACTGGTGTCTTGGTTCGACACCAAGCACCTGTCCAAGTCGGCCTCGCAGTGGGATCCGAAGAAGCTGAACTGGGTCAACGCCCACTACATCAAGCAGATGGACAACGCCGAACTGGCCGAGCGCGTGGCGCCGCGCGTGGCGAACCGCGGCGGCCATCCGGAAAAGATCGACCTGCCGGGCGTCATGGGCCTGTTGAAGGACCGCGCGGAAACGCTGGAGCAACTGGCCGACGGCGCCATGCTGTTCTGCGCCGAGTTCAAGGGCGCGCCCGCCGAGCTGACCGAGCAGCACCTGACCGCCCCCGCGCGCGAAGCGCTGGCCGACTTCGCCCAGCGCGCCCAGGACACGGACTGGACTCGCGAAGCCCTGTCCGCCCTGATCAAGGCCGTGCTGGCCGATCGCGGCATGAAGATGCCGCAACTGGCCATCCCGCTGCGCGTCGCCGTCACCGGCCAGACCCAGACCCCGGCCGTGGACGCGGTGCTGGCCCTGCTGGGCAAGCAGACGGTGCTCAAGCGCCTGGCAGCGATCTAA
- a CDS encoding Bug family tripartite tricarboxylate transporter substrate binding protein, with translation MSIPRYIRPALIGAGLLLAATAHAAGWPEKPVTLIVPSAAGGAADLTARTLAQYLGEKTGQTVVVEDRPGAGGIVGTNAAKNAAADGYTFLLSTNSTHSANQFLYKSLPYDAQKDFRQVGMLGTFGTVGVVSPDSPYRTVPDLVDYAKKHPGQVFFGYYSSSSQVPSELLKQRAGIEITGAAYKNITQIITDLRGKQINFAFVDYLTAMGQIDGKGLVPIAVTGAQPQAAWPSVPTMTTYYPDFVVAGWLGLSAPAGTPPEIVEKMNAHMQAAVKDEATAKKLRALGLTPESMDVARFDAFVKEDTARWKEWIRISGIQPQ, from the coding sequence ATGTCCATACCCCGCTATATCCGTCCAGCCCTGATCGGCGCCGGCCTGCTGCTGGCCGCAACGGCGCACGCCGCCGGCTGGCCCGAGAAGCCCGTGACCCTTATCGTGCCGTCCGCCGCGGGCGGCGCGGCCGACCTCACCGCGCGCACGCTGGCGCAATACCTGGGCGAGAAGACCGGCCAGACCGTGGTGGTCGAGGACCGTCCCGGCGCCGGCGGCATCGTCGGCACCAACGCCGCCAAGAACGCGGCGGCCGACGGCTACACCTTCCTGCTGTCCACCAATTCCACCCACTCCGCCAACCAGTTCCTGTACAAGAGCCTGCCCTACGACGCGCAGAAGGACTTCCGCCAGGTCGGCATGCTGGGCACCTTCGGCACGGTCGGCGTGGTCTCTCCCGACAGCCCGTACCGCACGGTGCCGGATCTGGTCGACTACGCCAAGAAGCATCCCGGACAGGTCTTCTTCGGCTACTACAGCTCGTCCTCGCAAGTGCCGTCCGAGCTCCTGAAGCAGCGCGCCGGCATCGAGATCACCGGCGCGGCCTACAAGAACATCACGCAGATCATCACCGACCTGCGCGGCAAGCAGATCAACTTCGCCTTCGTCGACTACCTCACCGCGATGGGCCAGATCGACGGCAAGGGGCTGGTCCCCATCGCCGTCACCGGCGCCCAGCCGCAAGCGGCCTGGCCCAGCGTGCCGACCATGACCACCTACTATCCGGATTTCGTCGTCGCCGGCTGGCTGGGCCTGTCGGCGCCGGCGGGCACGCCGCCCGAGATCGTGGAAAAGATGAACGCCCACATGCAGGCGGCGGTCAAGGACGAAGCCACCGCGAAGAAGCTGCGCGCCCTGGGCCTGACGCCGGAATCGATGGACGTGGCCCGCTTCGACGCCTTCGTGAAGGAAGACACGGCGCGCTGGAAGGAATGGATCCGGATTTCCGGCATCCAACCCCAATAA